CCGTGATCGACAGCTCGATCTTCGCGGCACTCGACGAAGCCGGCATACCCGCCCGTTTTTCCGTGGACCTTGCGCAGATGCTGGGTGGGACCGTGGATTTCCGCCGCGAGATGGCCGGCGGCGAAACACTAAGGCTTCTCTGGCGCGAGGCGCGGGTCGGCGAGGACAGGATCGGACAGCCCGATCTCGCCTTCGCCGCACTGGAGATCGGCGGTTCGCTTTACGAGATCGTATGGCCAGACGACGGCAGCGGTCAGGCGACGATCTACGTCGATGGCGAGGTGCTGCGCGTCTTCGCACAGCCGGTCGAGGGTGCGCGCCTCAGCTCGGTGTTCGGACGCCGCACGCATCCGGTCTTTGGCAACGTCCGGATGCACACCGGCGTCGATTTCGCAGCGGCACGTGGGACACCGGTTCAATCGACGGCACCGGGGCGGGTCAGTTTCATCGGCTGGCGAGGCGGCTATGGTCGAGTGGTCGAAATCGCCCACGGCTCCGACACCATGACGCGCTATGCGCATCTGAGCGCCGTGCCGGATGGCCTGGCACAAGGCCAACGCGTTGCGGCGGGAGATGTGATCGGCCGCGTCGGCGCGACTGGCACGGCGACAGGTCCGAACCTACACTACGAAGTCCTCGTGGATGGGCGCCCGACTGACCCCCTCTCTGACGACCGGCTCGCCGAAGCAGCCGAGAGCGAAGCAGATGATACCGCCGCGCTCTCGCGTCTGGCCGAGGCGCGCGCGCTTCTGAATCAAAACCTCGGCAGCGAGATTGCCGAAACGACAACCGAAAGGCTCTGACCCATGAAACG
The window above is part of the Roseovarius sp. THAF27 genome. Proteins encoded here:
- a CDS encoding M23 family metallopeptidase, with translation MRLRTMAACVAIAGMVSGAAIALSDFMSKEPVPPELASAGKWMPQGPEAPQNVDILVTLPATAWAEDAPDLGPLPLLQVAFADRPVQAIEPPLSTWSRDIAPGETLDFLLSEAGLAAPDRAEVALALGAEYDLRRLRPGHSVTVASTVDGSPRTVSLAVEDGVRIEVVFGEQLSAQVVAPDPEIVTLAGEAVIDSSIFAALDEAGIPARFSVDLAQMLGGTVDFRREMAGGETLRLLWREARVGEDRIGQPDLAFAALEIGGSLYEIVWPDDGSGQATIYVDGEVLRVFAQPVEGARLSSVFGRRTHPVFGNVRMHTGVDFAAARGTPVQSTAPGRVSFIGWRGGYGRVVEIAHGSDTMTRYAHLSAVPDGLAQGQRVAAGDVIGRVGATGTATGPNLHYEVLVDGRPTDPLSDDRLAEAAESEADDTAALSRLAEARALLNQNLGSEIAETTTERL